The segment CAGGGCACGGCCGTAGAGAGCCTGCGCATTGTAGGGATCGAGCGTAACGGCGCGGTTGAACTCCTCGAGCGCCGCGGCCGTGTCACCCGACTTGGCGAGGGCCTGGGCCTTTGTCGTGTGGCTCTGTGCTTCGCTGACGTTTCCGGCGCTGACGGCGCTCTCGGAGACGGCCGGCTTGGGCTCCTCCCGCGGCTTGTCTTTCTCGGGCATCAGCGAACCCAGGTCGAAGGAGCAGCCGGAGAGAGCGATCGCGACCAACACCAAAGCGAGCAGGCGTTGCCAGGGTCGACACGACCGTGCAAAGCCGGGCTCGGGGAAGGGGAAGGCCATCTACGGTTCGCCCGCGCGCTGGTGCCGCATCTGTGGTGCCCGTCCCGGAAAAGGCACCGCTCACAAAATAATAACGCGGGCACAGGGCCCGCGTCATCGAAAACTCAGTCTTGCAATTCCGGCAAGATCAGCGCGGTCCGCGCGGACCTGCACCCGGGCCGCCACGACCGCCACGCTCGCCGCCGGGGCCAGCGCCGAACACCGGCTTCGGCTTCATCGGCAACAGGCCTTCACGCTGCAGCTTCTTGCGGGCCAGCTTGCGCGCGCGGCGCACGGCTTCGGCCTTTTCGCGGGCCTTCTTCTCGGAGGGCTTTTCGTAGTGACCGCGGAGCTTCATCTCGCGGAAAATACCCTCGCGCTGCATCTTCTTCTTCAGCGCCTTGAGGGCTTGGTCGACATTGTTATCGCGAACGAGAACCTGCACGCGGCATCCTCTTCAGTGGATCGGATTTGAATTCTGGTAAGTCTAAGGGGATGGCAAAACGCGCAGGCCCTTAACCTTGAGGGCGCGTCTGTATCAGACAAAAGCCGCGATGTCCACCTGCCAAGCAGGTTTTCGGACCAAGTTCAGCCATTAAATCAGGCGAAATTACCCCCTGTGCGGCCTTGATTTGGGTGGTTTGGCGCCAAGGACGGGCTGTTCCCGGACGACTCGCGCCGGAAACCAGAAAATCAGGGGAGGACGCCACATGGACATGAAGAAATACGCGGCCGAGGCGATCGGCACGTTCTGGCTGACATTTGCAGGCTGCGGCAGCGCGGTGATCGCCGCCGGCTTTCCCCAAGTCGGCATCGGCCTGGTCGGCGTGTCCCTGGCCTTCGGCTTGAGCGTCGTCACGATGGCTTATGCGATCGGCCACGTCTCGGGCTGCCATCTCAATCCGGCCGTCACGGTCGGTCTCGCCGCCGGTGGGCGTTTTCCGGCGGGGCAGATCCTGCCATACATCATCGCACAGGTCTGCGGTGCGATCGTCGCCGCCGAGCTGCTCTACGTGATCGCCAGCGGCGCGCCCGGCTTCGACGTCACCAAGGGCTTTGCTTCCAACGGCTATGATGCGCATTCGCCCGGCCAATACAGCCTGGTCGCGTGCTTCATCACCGAGGTGGTGATGACCATGATGTTCCTGTTCGTCATCATGGGCTCGACCCATGGCCGCGCGCCGGCGGGCTTCGCGCCGCTCGCGATCGGGCTTGCGCTGGTGATGATCCATCTCGTCAGCATCCCCGTCACCAACACGTCGGTGAATCCGGCGCGCAGCACCGGACCCGCGCTGTTCGTCGGCGGCTGGGCTTTGGCGCAGCTCTGGCTGTTCTGGATCGCGCCCCTGATCGGCGGTGCGCTAGGCGGGGTGATCTATCGCTGGCTCAGCGAGGAGCCGGGCGGCGTTGTCGCCGGCGCAAAGACGGCGTGATCGCAAAGCGGGATCGCGGGCGTCAGCGCGGTCCCGCCACCGGGCCTTACTTGGATTTTGAAGGCCAGACTTCGGTGACATGGCCCATCTTGCGGCCGGGGCGCGGCGCGCCCTTGCCGTAGATGTGCACGGTCGCGCCCGGCACGCTCAGCCATGTTTCGTAATCATTGATCTCGTCGCCGATCAGATTGGTCATGGTGACGATGTCGCCGTGGCGCACCGGCTTGCCGAGCGGCCAGCCGGCGATGGCGCGGATGTGCTGCTCGAACTGGGAGACGGAGGCGCCGTCCAGCGTCCAGTGTCCGGAATTGTGCACGCGCGGGGCGATCTCGTTGACCAGTACCTTCGGTCCGGAGCCGTTGGCGAGCACGAACATCTCCACCGCCAGCACGCCGACATAGTCGAGCGCGGTGGCAATCTTGCCGGCGATGCTGCGCGCCTCCTCGGCGAGTGCATCGGGAATCGGCGCGGGCGCGCGGGAGATCTTCAGAATGTGGTCGCGGTGCTCGTTCTCGGTGACGTCGAAACATTCGACCTGACCTGCGGCGGAGCGCGCGGCGATCACCGAGATCTCGCGCTCGAACGGCACGAAAGCTTCCAGGATCGCGGATTTGGTGGCGAGGCTGGTCCACACCTTGGCGATGTCGTCGCCTTCGCGGATGATGGCCTGACCCTTGCCGTCATAGCCGAAGCGGCGGGTCTTCAGCACGGCCGGCAGGCCAATCTTTGCGATCGCCTCGCGCAACGACGCGACGGAGGTCACGTCGGCATAAGCAGCAGTGCCGATGCCGAGCCGCGTCACAAAATCCTTCTCGGCGAGCCGGTCCTGGGTGGTCTCCAGGATCTTGCGATTCGGCAGCACCGGGCGGCGCGCATCGAGCACCATGGCGGCCGCCGACGGCACGTTCTCGAATTCGTAGGTGATCACGTCGACGTCGTTGGCGAACAGCTCGAGTGCCTCGACATCGGCATATTCGGCGCAGGTCGCGTTCAGCACGACGTCGAAGGCCGGCGAATCCGGATCGGGCGAGAACACCTGGCAGCGCAGGCCGAGCCGCGAGGCGGCCATTGCCAGCATGCGCCCCAATTGTCCGCCGCCGAGAATTCCGATGGTGTCGCCGGGCTTCAGCTTCACCTGCTTTCCGTCAGTCACGCCTTGTCCTCCGGACGCTCGGCGACCGCCTCGGTCTGCGCCTTGCGCCAGGCGGCGAGGCGATCGGACAGCGCCGGATCGGACAGTGCCAGCACGGCGGCCGCAAGCAGCGCCGCGTTGATCGCGCCCGCCTTGCCGATCGCGAGCGTGCCGACCGGGATGCCTGCCGGCATCTGAACGATCGAATAGAGCGAATCGATGCCCTTGAGCGTCCTGGATTCGACGGGCACGCCGAACACCGGCAGTTCTGTCAGCGCCGCGGCCATGCCGGGCAGATGCGCCGCGCCGCCGGCGCCGGCAATGATGACCTTGAAGCCTTCAGCTTTGGCGCCTTTGGCGAAACTAAACAGCCGGTCCGGGGTCCGGTGTGCCGAGACGATGCGGGTTTCGCAGGCAACCCCGAGCGCTGCGAGCGTATCGGCAGCATGCCGCATCGTCTCCCAGTCCGACTGGCTTCCCATGATGATGGCGATCGGCGCGGTCATGTCGTCAATTGTGCTCGGGAAAACAGAAACATAGGCCAGATTAACGGTTCCGGCCGGCGGCTCGCAAGGCGGTGGCAAGGAGAAGGGAATGCACTATCCTGTCTTGGTGAATCCCCGCAAGCCTTCATTGAGCAGGAAGCCCATGAAGAAACCAAAAAGGGCGACCGCTGCGAAGGCCAAAAAGGGCCGAAAAACCAGCGGGAGCCGACCCAAAACGGTCTCCAAGCGTTCGGCGGCGCCGGTGCGTCGTCGCGCCTCAGCCGCTGACGATGTCGAGGATACCGTCAAGGCGACCATTCGTGGTCTGCGCAGCAAGCTCAAGGAGGCGCAGCGTCGGGTCGCGGAACTCGAGTCGGCTGCCGACACCGATTTCCTGCTCGACATTCCCAACCGGCGCGGTTTCGAGCGCGAGCTCCAGCGCGCCATCGCCTACATGAAGCGCTACCGCGCCAGCGGCGCACTGATCGTGCTCGACGTCGACCGGCTGAAGCCGATCAACGATTCCTTCGGCCATGCCGCCGGTGACGAGGTGCTCAAGGCGATCGCCAGCACGTTGACGCGACAGATCCGCGCGTCCGACGTGGTCGGCCGTCTCGGCGGTGACGAGTTCGCGCTGCTGTTGTGGAATCTCAGCGAGACCGACGCCAAGGCGAAGGCTGTGATCTTCGAGCAGGCGGTCGACGAATTGTCGTTCGTGTTTCGCGGCCAGCACGTGACTGCGGGCGCCTCTGCCGGCGTCGCGCTGCTCGGCCCGCAATCCGATGCAGCCCGTGCGCTGGAAGAGGCAGATGCCGCCATGTATGTGCGCAAGGCCCACCGGCGGCACGAGCCGCGGATCAGGCTTGTCAGCAGCGAGCGCTAAAGTGTCGCGAGATCTTCCGGCACATTGCCGAATTTGCGCAGCAGTTTGGCGTCGCCGAATTCGCCGGTCATGGGATCGCCGCTGCGGCTGAATGCGACGGCGC is part of the Bradyrhizobium commune genome and harbors:
- a CDS encoding tetratricopeptide repeat protein; the encoded protein is MAFPFPEPGFARSCRPWQRLLALVLVAIALSGCSFDLGSLMPEKDKPREEPKPAVSESAVSAGNVSEAQSHTTKAQALAKSGDTAAALEEFNRAVTLDPYNAQALYGRALVYQGNNEHDFAIADFGAASGLNPQKVEPLLGRAISYLAIGKVKEAAADLDEASEADPHNAQVWTTRGQAYEKLGDKTKAAASYARAVALRPRDEAARSGLARVGG
- the rpsU gene encoding 30S ribosomal protein S21, with the translated sequence MQVLVRDNNVDQALKALKKKMQREGIFREMKLRGHYEKPSEKKAREKAEAVRRARKLARKKLQREGLLPMKPKPVFGAGPGGERGGRGGPGAGPRGPR
- the aqpZ gene encoding aquaporin Z, whose protein sequence is MDMKKYAAEAIGTFWLTFAGCGSAVIAAGFPQVGIGLVGVSLAFGLSVVTMAYAIGHVSGCHLNPAVTVGLAAGGRFPAGQILPYIIAQVCGAIVAAELLYVIASGAPGFDVTKGFASNGYDAHSPGQYSLVACFITEVVMTMMFLFVIMGSTHGRAPAGFAPLAIGLALVMIHLVSIPVTNTSVNPARSTGPALFVGGWALAQLWLFWIAPLIGGALGGVIYRWLSEEPGGVVAGAKTA
- a CDS encoding 5-(carboxyamino)imidazole ribonucleotide synthase, giving the protein MTDGKQVKLKPGDTIGILGGGQLGRMLAMAASRLGLRCQVFSPDPDSPAFDVVLNATCAEYADVEALELFANDVDVITYEFENVPSAAAMVLDARRPVLPNRKILETTQDRLAEKDFVTRLGIGTAAYADVTSVASLREAIAKIGLPAVLKTRRFGYDGKGQAIIREGDDIAKVWTSLATKSAILEAFVPFEREISVIAARSAAGQVECFDVTENEHRDHILKISRAPAPIPDALAEEARSIAGKIATALDYVGVLAVEMFVLANGSGPKVLVNEIAPRVHNSGHWTLDGASVSQFEQHIRAIAGWPLGKPVRHGDIVTMTNLIGDEINDYETWLSVPGATVHIYGKGAPRPGRKMGHVTEVWPSKSK
- the purE gene encoding 5-(carboxyamino)imidazole ribonucleotide mutase, coding for MTAPIAIIMGSQSDWETMRHAADTLAALGVACETRIVSAHRTPDRLFSFAKGAKAEGFKVIIAGAGGAAHLPGMAAALTELPVFGVPVESRTLKGIDSLYSIVQMPAGIPVGTLAIGKAGAINAALLAAAVLALSDPALSDRLAAWRKAQTEAVAERPEDKA
- a CDS encoding GGDEF domain-containing protein — its product is MKKPKRATAAKAKKGRKTSGSRPKTVSKRSAAPVRRRASAADDVEDTVKATIRGLRSKLKEAQRRVAELESAADTDFLLDIPNRRGFERELQRAIAYMKRYRASGALIVLDVDRLKPINDSFGHAAGDEVLKAIASTLTRQIRASDVVGRLGGDEFALLLWNLSETDAKAKAVIFEQAVDELSFVFRGQHVTAGASAGVALLGPQSDAARALEEADAAMYVRKAHRRHEPRIRLVSSER